In Nicotiana tabacum cultivar K326 chromosome 2, ASM71507v2, whole genome shotgun sequence, the following proteins share a genomic window:
- the LOC107808411 gene encoding protein PATRONUS 2 gives MAKNLIQRPLIFQDENSDIYLKKGVISGKSKSGKPEAIKKGIIGLKSRNALNDITNKSTAPPEEATKKKNSQKELKVPSEVNIAEETFLHDHKKCIEAQRSVMTPKHFLELVLPGCDSATPIEIPKMDMGMSDQGMDSPRCYPVPEELPMSFSWLRSSWKSPPSSPKKRDSPPSPFRWEFESVEFTLKEENDC, from the exons ATGGCAAAAAATCTCATTCAGAGGCCGCTAATCTTTCAAGATGAAAACTCGGACATATACCTCAAAA aGGGTGTGATATCAGGCAAATCAAAGAGCGGTAAACCAGAAGCTATTAAGAAAGGTATTATAGGGCTTAAAAGTCGTAATGCCCTCAATGACATCACAAACAAGTCAACTGCCCCTCCTGAAGAAGcaacaaagaaaaagaattcaCAGAAGGAGCTTAAAGTTCCAAGTGAGGTTAACATTGCAGAGGAGACATTTCTTCATGATCACAAAAAATGCATTGAGGCACAAAGATCAGTGATGACACCAAAACATTTCTTGGAATTAGTTCTGCCTGGATGtg ATTCAGCTACTCCTATTGAAATACCAAAAATGGATATGGGAATG AGTGATCAAGGAATGGATAGCCCACGCTGTTACCCTGTGCCAGAAGAATTGCCTATGTCGTTCTCTTGGTTGAGATCCTCATGGAAGTCTCCTCCATCTTCTCCAAAGAAGAGGGATTCACCACCCTCTCCTTTTCGATGGGAGTTTGAGTCGGTTGAATTTACATTGAAGGAAGAAAATGATTGCTGA
- the LOC107808414 gene encoding trihelix transcription factor ENAP2 isoform X2: protein MFRRHGHTNNPSPHSSSNPNSSTTSHFPSAAAAAATRSRTMSDDDDHLASPFSIKNSPSSSPSPSPPPPCTDDKLLALPLPPMLTPASVSARTPVFPAREDCWSEAATHTLIETWGSKYVELNRGNLRHQQWREVADAVNALHGHTKKQYRTDIQCKNRIDTLKKKYKIEKTRVSQSQGRYVSTWPFFSSLNPLIGVTYKVSPSPSPETFIPQRRKSPSPSPATFTPQWRSSPPLLPPPLFGIPVGLRSKRPAAAMDYTVSRRNFSAMAAAAAAASEDSGEEDEEGLEKSSRKRSGGVVVEGGGYRRIAEAIGRFGEIYERVEKAKQRQMVELEKQRMQFAKDLEIQRMKLIMESQLHLQKLNRSKPHFTSR, encoded by the exons ATGTTCCGTCGACACGGCCATACTAATAACCCCTCACCGCACTCTTCTTCTAACCCTAATTCCTCCACCACTTCTCATTTCCCGTCAGCCGCCGCTGCCGCCGCTACACGTTCCCGCACTATGTCCGACGACGACGACCACTTAGCCTCACCCTTCTCCATTAAAAACTCTCCATCTTCGTCGCCGTCACCGTCACCTCCGCCGCCTTGTACAGACGACAAGCTACTAGCATTGCCTCTACCTCCGATGCTTACGCCGGCGTCGGTGTCAGCTCGGACGCCAGTTTTTCCAGCTCGAGAAGATTGCTGGTCAGAGGCAGCGACACATACTTTAATAGAGACATGGGGTTCCAAGTACGTGGAGCTCAATCGCGGAAATCTCCGGCACCAGCAATGGCGGGAAGTTGCCGACGCTGTCAACGCCCTTCACGGCCACACCAAAAAGCAATACCGCACTGACATACAGTGCAAAAACCGCATCGACACCTTAAAGAAGAAGTACAAGATCGAGAAGACTAGGGTTTCTCAATCTCAAGGACGTTATGTCTCCACGTGGCCTTTCTTCAGCAGCCTCAACCCCCTCATCGGCGTCACCTATAAAGTCTCGCCGTCTCCGTCGCCGGAAACGTTCATTCCTCAACGTAGAAAGTCTCCGTCGCCTTCGCCGGCGACGTTCACTCCTCAATGGAGATCGTCTCCACCGCTGCTTCCTCCGCCGCTATTTGGCATACCAGTTGGTCTCCGGTCGAAGCGCCCAGCGGCAGCCATGGATTACACGGTGTCACGGAGGAATTTCTCGGCCATGGCAGCAGCGGCGGCGGCTGCGTCTGAGGATTCAGGTGAAGAGGATGAGGAGGGATTGGAGAAGTCAAGTCGAAAGAGGAGTGGTGGGGTGGTGGTAGAGGGGGGTGGTTATAGGAGGATAGCTGAGGCAATAGGGAGGTTTGGGGAGATATATGAAAGAGTAGAAAAGGCAAAGCAGAGGCAAATGGTGGAGTTGGAGAAGCAAAGAATGCAATTCGCAAAGGACTTGGAGATTCAGAGAATGAAACTTATTATGGAGTCACAACTGCACCTTCAAAAGCTTAACCGCTCTAAACCGCACTTCACAAGCCG ATGA
- the LOC107808414 gene encoding trihelix transcription factor ENAP2 isoform X1 — protein sequence MFRRHGHTNNPSPHSSSNPNSSTTSHFPSAAAAAATRSRTMSDDDDHLASPFSIKNSPSSSPSPSPPPPCTDDKLLALPLPPMLTPASVSARTPVFPAREDCWSEAATHTLIETWGSKYVELNRGNLRHQQWREVADAVNALHGHTKKQYRTDIQCKNRIDTLKKKYKIEKTRVSQSQGRYVSTWPFFSSLNPLIGVTYKVSPSPSPETFIPQRRKSPSPSPATFTPQWRSSPPLLPPPLFGIPVGLRSKRPAAAMDYTVSRRNFSAMAAAAAAASEDSGEEDEEGLEKSSRKRSGGVVVEGGGYRRIAEAIGRFGEIYERVEKAKQRQMVELEKQRMQFAKDLEIQRMKLIMESQLHLQKLNRSKPHFTSRQSQT from the exons ATGTTCCGTCGACACGGCCATACTAATAACCCCTCACCGCACTCTTCTTCTAACCCTAATTCCTCCACCACTTCTCATTTCCCGTCAGCCGCCGCTGCCGCCGCTACACGTTCCCGCACTATGTCCGACGACGACGACCACTTAGCCTCACCCTTCTCCATTAAAAACTCTCCATCTTCGTCGCCGTCACCGTCACCTCCGCCGCCTTGTACAGACGACAAGCTACTAGCATTGCCTCTACCTCCGATGCTTACGCCGGCGTCGGTGTCAGCTCGGACGCCAGTTTTTCCAGCTCGAGAAGATTGCTGGTCAGAGGCAGCGACACATACTTTAATAGAGACATGGGGTTCCAAGTACGTGGAGCTCAATCGCGGAAATCTCCGGCACCAGCAATGGCGGGAAGTTGCCGACGCTGTCAACGCCCTTCACGGCCACACCAAAAAGCAATACCGCACTGACATACAGTGCAAAAACCGCATCGACACCTTAAAGAAGAAGTACAAGATCGAGAAGACTAGGGTTTCTCAATCTCAAGGACGTTATGTCTCCACGTGGCCTTTCTTCAGCAGCCTCAACCCCCTCATCGGCGTCACCTATAAAGTCTCGCCGTCTCCGTCGCCGGAAACGTTCATTCCTCAACGTAGAAAGTCTCCGTCGCCTTCGCCGGCGACGTTCACTCCTCAATGGAGATCGTCTCCACCGCTGCTTCCTCCGCCGCTATTTGGCATACCAGTTGGTCTCCGGTCGAAGCGCCCAGCGGCAGCCATGGATTACACGGTGTCACGGAGGAATTTCTCGGCCATGGCAGCAGCGGCGGCGGCTGCGTCTGAGGATTCAGGTGAAGAGGATGAGGAGGGATTGGAGAAGTCAAGTCGAAAGAGGAGTGGTGGGGTGGTGGTAGAGGGGGGTGGTTATAGGAGGATAGCTGAGGCAATAGGGAGGTTTGGGGAGATATATGAAAGAGTAGAAAAGGCAAAGCAGAGGCAAATGGTGGAGTTGGAGAAGCAAAGAATGCAATTCGCAAAGGACTTGGAGATTCAGAGAATGAAACTTATTATGGAGTCACAACTGCACCTTCAAAAGCTTAACCGCTCTAAACCGCACTTCACAAGCCG CCAATCTCAAACCTGA
- the LOC107808413 gene encoding putative zinc finger A20 and AN1 domain-containing stress-associated protein 8 has product MTSCGKAENTSLCARGCGFYGTPSNHNLCSQCYKAFLKEEQAKNVIALSEKISSLTVDDSDSATAENVGLTMKRQRCMICKKKLGLISFNCRCGGMFCGVHRYPEEHTCNFDFKSRGRVILAKENPLCKADKLETRI; this is encoded by the coding sequence ATGACTTCTTGTGGCAAAGCAGAAAACACAAGTCTATGTGCAAGGGGTTGCGGTTTCTATGGAACACCAAGTAATCACAACCTTTGTTCCCAATGCTACAAAGCTTTTCTGAAAGAAGAACAAGCCAAGAATGTGATAGCCTTATCCGAGAAGATATCGTCTCTTACTGTTGATGATTCTGATTCTGCTACAGCTGAGAACGTTGGTTTGACGATGAAGAGGCAAAGATGCATGATTTGCAAGAAAAAATTGGGATTAATAAGTTTCAATTGTCGGTGTGGAGGAATGTTTTGTGGAGTTCATAGGTATCCAGAGGAACATACATGCAATTTTGATTTTAAGTCTAGAGGCCGTGTGATTTTGGCTAAGGAAAATCCTCTCTGCAAAGCTGATAAACTTGAGACTAGGATCTAA
- the LOC107789536 gene encoding proteasome subunit alpha type-2-B: MGDSQYSFSLTTFSPSGKLVQIEHALTAVGSGQTSLGIKAANGVVIATEKKLPSILVDEASVQKIQVLTPNIGVVYSGMGPDSRVLVRKSRKQAEQYHRLYKEPIPVTQLVRETAAVMQEFTQSGGVRPFGVSLLVAGFDDKGPQLYQVDPSGSYFSWKASAMGKNVSNAKTFLEKRYTEDIELDDAVHTAILTLKEGFEGQISGKNIEIGIIGTDKVFKVLTPAEIDDYLQEVE; the protein is encoded by the exons ATGGGTGATAGTCAGTACTCTTTCTCACTCACCACTTTCAG CCCATCTGGAAAGCTGGTTCAGATTGAACATGCATTGACTGCTGTTGGATCTGGTCAAACTTCATTAGGGATTAAAG CTGCTAATGGTGTTGTAATTGCTACTGAGAAGAAGTTACCATCCATCTTAGTTGATGAAGCATCT GTGCAGAAAATACAGGTTTTGACGCCTAATATTGGAGTTGTCTACAG TGGGATGGGCCCTGATTCTCGAGTTTTGGTTCGGAAAAGTAGAAAGCAGGCTGAGCAATATCACCGACTCTATAAA GAACCAATCCCTGTCACACAGCTGGTGAGGGAAACTGCTGCTGTCATGCAGGAATTCACCCAATCAGG TGGTGTAAGGCCATTTGGTGTTTCACTCTTGGTTGCGGGAtttgatgacaagggtccccaaCTATATCAG gTGGATCCATCTGGTTCATACTTCTCTTGGAAGGCTTCAGCTATGGGGAAGAATGTCTCTAATGCGAAGACATTTCTCGAGAAGAG GTACACGGAGGATATAGAGCTCGATGATGCTGTACACACTGCTATACTGACTCTAAAGGAGGG ATTCGAGGGACAGATCTCTGGCAAAAACATTGAGATTGGCATTATTGGAACTGACAAAGTATTTAA AGTTCTCACGCCAGCGGAAATAGATGATTACCTACAAGAAGTGGAATAG